Proteins encoded together in one Hymenobacter monticola window:
- a CDS encoding phosphodiester glycosidase family protein: MKTSYVSYRLDPRRQALRMYWRDSQGRRYASLGGLRQALATQHDSMLFAMNGGMFDPSFTPQGLFIEAGKTVVPLDTATGAGNFYLKPNGVFYLTTDSTAHICQTAAFRNNGRVAYATQSGPMLLIDGRLHPAFRPGSANLQIRNGVGILPNGQVLLAMSRRKINFYDFAEYFRKAGCRQALYLDGYVSRTYKPAAGSTQTDGDFGVIIGVTIPKP, encoded by the coding sequence GTGAAAACAAGCTACGTCAGCTACCGGCTTGACCCGCGGCGGCAGGCCCTGCGCATGTACTGGCGCGATTCGCAGGGCCGCCGCTACGCCAGCTTGGGTGGCCTGCGCCAGGCACTGGCCACCCAGCACGACAGTATGCTTTTTGCCATGAACGGTGGCATGTTTGACCCCAGCTTCACCCCGCAAGGGCTATTTATTGAAGCCGGAAAAACCGTGGTGCCGCTGGACACCGCCACCGGCGCGGGCAATTTCTACCTCAAGCCCAACGGCGTGTTTTACCTAACTACCGACAGCACCGCCCACATTTGCCAAACGGCCGCTTTTCGCAATAATGGCCGGGTGGCCTACGCCACGCAGTCGGGCCCCATGCTGCTGATTGATGGGCGCCTCCATCCCGCCTTCCGGCCGGGCTCGGCCAACCTGCAAATCCGCAACGGGGTGGGCATTTTGCCCAATGGCCAGGTGCTGCTGGCCATGTCGCGCCGCAAAATCAACTTCTACGATTTTGCCGAGTACTTCCGGAAAGCAGGCTGCCGGCAGGCGCTCTACTTGGATGGCTACGTGTCGCGCACCTACAAGCCAGCCGCCGGCTCAACGCAGACGGACGGCGATTTTGGGGTGATAATCGGCGTGACTATTCCGAAACCATAG
- a CDS encoding c-type cytochrome: protein MWFKSVGFALSVGMALVVVLIGFTLLSAAGLAGFSANDVAQASEPELQEVGMLPASQTAAPSPAASPAEAAEIAAGDALFKGNCAQCHAVNEQVVGPALAGISKRRPVSWLIPWIKNSSKVVASGDDYAVALFNKFNKQQMPSFALSDKEITSIIAYVKSEEGGAAAPAAVAMVSE, encoded by the coding sequence ATGTGGTTCAAGTCGGTTGGTTTTGCCCTTTCGGTGGGCATGGCGTTGGTTGTGGTGTTGATTGGTTTCACGCTGCTGAGCGCAGCGGGTTTGGCCGGGTTTTCGGCCAATGACGTGGCGCAAGCTAGTGAGCCCGAACTGCAGGAAGTAGGCATGCTGCCGGCTTCCCAAACTGCAGCACCCAGCCCGGCAGCTTCGCCCGCCGAAGCCGCCGAAATTGCCGCCGGCGATGCGCTTTTTAAAGGCAACTGCGCCCAGTGCCACGCCGTGAACGAACAGGTGGTAGGCCCCGCTCTGGCCGGCATCAGCAAGCGTCGCCCTGTTTCCTGGCTGATTCCGTGGATTAAGAACTCGAGCAAAGTGGTGGCCAGCGGCGACGACTACGCCGTGGCCCTGTTCAACAAGTTCAACAAGCAGCAGATGCCCTCCTTTGCGCTGTCCGACAAGGAAATTACCTCCATCATCGCCTACGTCAAGTCGGAAGAAGGCGGCGCGGCCGCACCTGCTGCGGTGGCTATGGTTTCGGAATAG
- a CDS encoding glycosyltransferase, with protein sequence MLAAGISLLVLPALYAGLMGWLRGGWDASLNEELGMRNEEWGTAENSSFLHSASGEAPTFSILIAARNEAENLPQLLSDLAAQTLPAAQFEVLIADDHSTDATAALVAAAAAASAFPLRLVRLPAAETGKKAALQAALQTARAPWLVCTDADCRLGPGWLAAYAALIAQKPNANFISGPVLLTGLDTHFARLMGLEFAGLVGVGGACLARQWPTMCNGANLAYRRAAFAAVGGFADNAHLASGDDEFLLHKIHAAFPGTTFFLADVAAVVRTAAPPTLRALLRQRVRWASKWRHYQSPASRRLALLVLGANVALAAGAGAGLVWPVLWPWVLAAWALKLGADAWLMAPVLRFLGRRRWLPLLPLLQVLYAPYALGVGLAGLRGGYQWKGRAVK encoded by the coding sequence ATGCTGGCGGCTGGAATTAGCCTGCTGGTGCTGCCGGCGCTGTATGCGGGCCTGATGGGCTGGTTGCGCGGGGGGTGGGATGCTTCGCTCAATGAAGAATTAGGAATGAGAAATGAGGAATGGGGGACGGCTGAAAATTCTTCATTCCTCCATTCCGCATCAGGCGAAGCGCCCACCTTCTCTATCCTCATCGCCGCCCGCAACGAGGCCGAAAACTTGCCTCAGCTACTGAGCGACTTAGCTGCTCAAACGCTGCCGGCGGCGCAGTTTGAAGTCCTCATCGCCGACGACCATTCCACCGACGCCACAGCAGCGCTGGTGGCTGCGGCTGCGGCCGCTTCAGCGTTTCCGCTGCGTTTGGTCAGGCTTCCGGCGGCTGAAACCGGTAAGAAAGCGGCCTTGCAAGCTGCCCTGCAAACGGCCCGCGCGCCCTGGCTGGTGTGTACCGATGCCGACTGCCGCCTCGGCCCTGGCTGGCTGGCGGCCTACGCGGCGCTCATCGCCCAAAAGCCCAACGCCAATTTCATCAGCGGGCCGGTGCTGCTCACGGGGCTCGATACGCATTTCGCCCGGCTCATGGGGCTGGAATTTGCCGGGCTGGTGGGCGTGGGCGGCGCCTGCCTGGCCCGGCAGTGGCCCACCATGTGCAACGGCGCCAACCTGGCCTACCGGCGCGCCGCCTTTGCGGCCGTGGGCGGCTTTGCCGACAACGCCCACCTGGCCAGTGGCGACGACGAGTTTCTGCTCCACAAAATCCACGCGGCCTTTCCCGGCACCACGTTTTTCCTGGCCGATGTGGCCGCCGTTGTGCGCACGGCCGCGCCGCCCACGCTGCGGGCGCTGCTGCGGCAGCGGGTGCGCTGGGCCAGCAAGTGGCGGCACTACCAAAGCCCGGCTTCGCGCCGCCTGGCGCTGCTCGTGCTGGGTGCCAACGTGGCCCTGGCTGCCGGGGCAGGGGCGGGGCTGGTGTGGCCGGTGCTGTGGCCTTGGGTGCTGGCCGCCTGGGCGCTCAAGCTGGGCGCCGATGCCTGGCTGATGGCGCCGGTGCTGCGGTTTTTGGGGCGCCGCCGGTGGCTACCGCTGCTGCCGCTGCTGCAGGTGCTCTATGCGCCCTATGCGCTGGGCGTGGGCCTGGCCGGGCTGCGCGGCGGCTACCAGTGGAAGGGGCGGGCGGTGAAGTAG
- a CDS encoding lysylphosphatidylglycerol synthase transmembrane domain-containing protein, producing MPSPKGPGGKPEPEPETRRARQWRRLVFWGKVGVTLLTLGLLYNSIFAAPDTAAAWRQLLGATLRGAGRGPVLLALALVPLNWGLEAWKWHRLAQHLEPVTFGRSFRAVLVGLTLGFATPNRVGDYAGRIIELKSRRVSALGAVFLGRYCQLVATVLAGVAGLLYFLLKFYLKGYPAAGLGVSVSAVLLCALVLVPLYRSRLLLAALGLWRPLRRFRPALAIMPTYPARALTAVLAISGLRYGVFCAQFLLLLGAYGVGGPLGPGLAAVAGTFLLKSLVPSLNALADVGVRELSATHLFGLLGQPALPVLSASLSLWVINIALPSAAGLLLVPGLRVLREKRAGR from the coding sequence GTGCCGAGCCCGAAAGGTCCGGGCGGCAAGCCAGAACCCGAGCCCGAAACGCGCCGCGCCCGGCAGTGGCGTCGCCTGGTGTTTTGGGGCAAGGTGGGCGTTACACTGCTCACGCTGGGCTTGCTCTACAACAGCATCTTCGCGGCGCCAGACACGGCCGCGGCCTGGCGGCAGCTGCTCGGCGCTACCCTGCGCGGGGCCGGGCGCGGGCCGGTGCTACTGGCCCTGGCCCTGGTGCCGCTCAACTGGGGCCTAGAGGCCTGGAAGTGGCACCGCTTGGCCCAGCACCTGGAGCCCGTCACGTTCGGGCGCAGCTTCCGGGCAGTGCTGGTGGGCCTCACGCTGGGCTTTGCCACCCCCAACCGGGTGGGCGACTACGCCGGCCGCATCATCGAGCTCAAAAGCCGCCGGGTGAGTGCGTTGGGGGCGGTTTTTCTGGGGCGCTACTGCCAGTTGGTGGCCACGGTGCTGGCGGGCGTGGCAGGCCTGCTGTATTTTCTGCTGAAATTCTACTTGAAAGGCTACCCGGCCGCCGGGCTGGGCGTAAGCGTGTCGGCGGTGCTCCTATGTGCCTTGGTGCTGGTTCCGCTGTACCGGTCGCGGCTGCTGCTGGCGGCGCTGGGGCTGTGGCGGCCGTTGCGGCGGTTTCGGCCGGCGCTGGCCATCATGCCCACCTACCCGGCGCGGGCGCTCACGGCGGTGCTGGCCATTTCGGGGCTGCGCTACGGGGTGTTTTGCGCCCAGTTTCTGCTGCTGCTGGGAGCCTATGGCGTGGGCGGGCCGTTGGGGCCGGGGCTGGCGGCCGTGGCGGGCACGTTTTTGCTGAAGTCGCTGGTGCCCTCGCTTAATGCACTAGCTGACGTGGGCGTGCGCGAGCTGTCGGCCACGCACTTGTTTGGGCTGCTGGGTCAGCCGGCGTTGCCGGTGCTCTCGGCCAGCCTCAGCCTGTGGGTCATCAATATCGCCCTGCCCAGCGCGGCCGGCCTGCTGCTGGTGCCCGGCCTGCGCGTGCTCCGCGAAAAGCGCGCCGGCCGGTGA
- the ruvC gene encoding crossover junction endodeoxyribonuclease RuvC, which yields MPAPQRPRPVPAIELLPKIILGVDPGTQIMGYALIEVRGQRVDVLCYDVINMKALGSNHAVKLKRIFDRMLELIDEYLPDELAIEAPFFGVNVQSMLKLGRAQGVAIAAALSRQIPYVEYAPTKVKQSVTGSGSATKEQVAHMLRQTLTLPPVAEASKFLDATDALAVALCHHYMKGNNVTASGGKSWGKFLAENPERVGASTGAGKKTSVKSVKE from the coding sequence ATGCCTGCCCCCCAACGCCCCCGTCCCGTTCCCGCCATCGAGCTGCTGCCCAAGATTATTCTGGGCGTCGACCCCGGCACCCAGATTATGGGCTACGCCCTGATTGAGGTGCGCGGCCAGCGCGTGGACGTGCTGTGCTACGACGTCATCAACATGAAGGCCTTGGGGTCGAACCATGCCGTAAAGCTAAAGCGGATTTTCGACCGCATGCTGGAGCTCATCGACGAGTACCTGCCCGACGAGTTGGCCATCGAAGCCCCTTTCTTCGGCGTCAACGTGCAGAGCATGTTGAAGTTGGGCCGGGCCCAGGGCGTGGCCATTGCCGCTGCCCTTTCCCGCCAGATTCCCTACGTGGAGTACGCGCCCACCAAGGTGAAGCAGTCCGTCACGGGCTCGGGCTCGGCCACCAAAGAGCAGGTGGCCCACATGCTGCGCCAGACGCTCACGCTGCCGCCCGTGGCCGAAGCCAGCAAGTTCCTCGACGCCACCGATGCTCTGGCCGTGGCCCTCTGCCACCACTACATGAAGGGCAACAACGTGACGGCCAGCGGCGGCAAAAGCTGGGGCAAGTTCCTGGCCGAGAACCCCGAGCGGGTGGGCGCCAGCACGGGAGCGGGCAAGAAAACCAGCGTCAAAAGCGTTAAGGAATAA
- a CDS encoding PhzF family phenazine biosynthesis protein — MRYFHVDAFAQTPFTGNPAGVCPLDAWPAATLMQQIAAENHLAETAFIVPRAGTAAEYDIRWFTPAVEIDLCGHATLASAHVLFTHLGFTEKQITFHSQSGPLRVTREADGRLTLDFPSRPPQELTTHPTGLTDALGATPLRVLAARDLLVTFNSEAEVRALKPDMARLAALEYVGVIATAPGTGELDFVSRFFGPRVGVPEDPVTGSAHSTLIPYWAEKLGKTELRARQISPRGGDLWCRLRGDRVDISGYAVTYAAGELLI; from the coding sequence ATGCGCTACTTCCACGTCGACGCCTTCGCCCAAACGCCCTTCACCGGCAATCCCGCCGGCGTGTGCCCCCTCGATGCTTGGCCCGCCGCCACGCTCATGCAGCAAATTGCCGCCGAAAACCACCTGGCCGAAACCGCCTTCATTGTGCCCCGCGCCGGCACAGCGGCCGAGTACGACATCCGCTGGTTCACGCCCGCTGTCGAAATCGACCTCTGCGGCCACGCCACCCTGGCCTCGGCCCACGTGCTGTTTACCCACCTCGGCTTCACCGAAAAGCAAATCACCTTCCACAGCCAAAGCGGCCCTCTGCGCGTGACCCGCGAAGCCGACGGCCGCCTCACGCTGGACTTTCCCTCGCGCCCACCGCAGGAACTCACCACGCACCCCACCGGCCTCACCGATGCGCTGGGCGCCACGCCGCTCCGGGTGCTGGCCGCCCGCGACCTGCTGGTGACGTTCAATTCCGAAGCCGAAGTGCGAGCACTCAAGCCCGACATGGCCCGCCTGGCCGCGCTGGAGTACGTGGGCGTCATCGCCACCGCGCCCGGCACCGGCGAGCTGGATTTCGTGTCGCGCTTCTTCGGCCCCCGCGTGGGCGTGCCCGAAGACCCCGTCACCGGCTCGGCCCACAGCACGCTCATCCCGTACTGGGCCGAAAAGCTGGGCAAAACCGAGCTGCGCGCCCGCCAGATTTCACCCCGCGGCGGCGACCTGTGGTGCCGCCTGCGCGGCGACCGGGTCGACATCAGCGGCTACGCGGTGACGTATGCAGCGGGGGAGCTGCTTATTTAA
- a CDS encoding RNA polymerase sigma factor: MPPSIVTVDEALLAACRRGESAAQYQLYKKLSYNLMGVCLRYCPNRAEAEDALQNTFVKIFTRLDQYRGQGPFEGWARRIAVTTSLHAVEQYRLRHPGPSGDALDELADGLPTAEPSAVDQLAADDLVALMATLPPGYRTVLNLYAVEGYSHQEIGELLGIAEGTSKSQLARARRLLETRLAALKIPNYHV; this comes from the coding sequence ATGCCGCCTTCCATTGTCACCGTCGATGAAGCGCTGCTGGCGGCGTGCCGGCGTGGCGAGTCGGCGGCGCAATACCAGCTCTATAAAAAACTGTCGTACAACCTGATGGGTGTATGCCTGCGCTATTGCCCCAACCGGGCCGAGGCGGAGGACGCGCTGCAAAACACGTTCGTTAAAATTTTCACCCGCCTCGACCAGTACCGCGGCCAGGGGCCGTTTGAGGGCTGGGCGCGCCGCATTGCCGTCACCACCTCGCTGCACGCCGTGGAGCAGTACCGCCTGCGCCACCCCGGCCCCAGCGGCGACGCCCTCGACGAGCTGGCCGACGGCCTGCCCACGGCTGAGCCTTCGGCTGTGGACCAGCTGGCCGCCGACGACCTGGTGGCGCTGATGGCCACCCTGCCGCCCGGCTACCGCACCGTGCTCAACCTCTACGCCGTGGAGGGCTACTCGCACCAGGAAATCGGCGAGCTGCTGGGCATTGCCGAAGGCACCAGCAAATCGCAGCTGGCCCGCGCCCGGCGCCTGCTCGAAACCCGCCTGGCGGCCCTAAAAATCCCGAATTACCATGTCTGA
- a CDS encoding outer membrane beta-barrel protein: MSDPTPQDLYDALRKRLADYGQEPPPDMWAGIRQQLPPPVAVPRRRRWRASLALLSLLFVVASLATWQWQRAGHSAVQTGVAARRGPAAESVLNGSNKQSNNSIATAPAGEASSAVTATSSAGSASGAMPTRLGAGVPGEAPAASPGPRAVASATPAPAAEAGARPAAAPAASASAGTTATAGRTVRPKRALAGVGSKASIARTRPLVRPTRAAGLGHEPATTGQPGGAVSLGTAATVRASRSATPRSSTTTFAPVTPAALEPVATGRPASSTSPQGATRVVSATAGTVPASAPSEPAIAAAQPDVSPTAQWEWLNARLISLQLPGGATPAAPKPVEVPALPPLVPTVVSRWAVQFVAGPGLTYRHLGSSPLSYTTLTTLAPAPTSPATSSGNIRPVVVSTTTTSSSGLERPALGYGAQLSVRRTLTPHWTLSAGLGYAEYATQLALRQVNASQITRSNYDFAFLDSLSRTDGTTIRQRDTYRFLTVPLRAGYAWTTGPRWQVGLLGGIDAAIYLGGTTTEGSACACQPQAWRASGSPYRSLSLAASLGAEVRYRLAGPWQLLAQPTASYLLTPLAKPVSGYSIRHLFGATALLGVSYDLP; encoded by the coding sequence ATGTCTGACCCTACACCCCAAGATTTGTACGACGCCCTGCGCAAGCGCCTGGCCGACTACGGCCAGGAGCCGCCGCCCGATATGTGGGCCGGCATCCGGCAGCAGCTGCCGCCCCCGGTAGCCGTGCCGCGCCGGCGGCGCTGGCGGGCCAGCCTGGCGCTGCTCAGCCTGCTGTTTGTGGTGGCCTCGCTGGCCACTTGGCAGTGGCAGCGCGCAGGCCATTCGGCCGTGCAAACGGGCGTGGCGGCGCGGCGCGGGCCGGCAGCAGAATCGGTTCTTAATGGGTCAAATAAGCAGTCGAATAACTCAATTGCCACAGCGCCAGCAGGCGAAGCTTCCAGCGCAGTGACGGCGACGAGCTCTGCTGGTTCGGCTTCGGGCGCGATGCCGACGAGGCTAGGTGCCGGGGTGCCGGGTGAGGCCCCTGCTGCTAGCCCCGGGCCGCGTGCAGTGGCTTCGGCCACACCAGCACCGGCCGCAGAAGCCGGGGCAAGACCGGCCGCTGCGCCTGCGGCCTCAGCTTCGGCCGGGACTACGGCAACAGCTGGCCGCACCGTCCGGCCCAAACGGGCGCTGGCCGGAGTCGGTTCCAAAGCTTCGATAGCCCGGACGCGGCCCTTGGTGCGCCCAACGCGAGCAGCTGGCCTGGGGCATGAGCCGGCAACAACAGGGCAGCCAGGTGGCGCTGTCTCGCTGGGCACGGCGGCTACGGTTCGGGCTTCGCGGTCGGCCACGCCACGTTCCTCTACAACGACTTTCGCGCCCGTAACTCCAGCGGCGCTTGAGCCCGTTGCCACCGGCCGGCCGGCTTCTTCTACTTCGCCCCAAGGAGCTACCAGAGTGGTGTCCGCCACAGCTGGAACAGTTCCGGCATCAGCCCCCTCGGAGCCAGCCATTGCGGCAGCGCAGCCCGATGTGAGCCCAACCGCTCAGTGGGAGTGGCTCAACGCACGTCTGATAAGCCTACAATTGCCCGGTGGGGCCACCCCGGCCGCCCCTAAGCCAGTAGAGGTACCGGCCCTGCCGCCGCTGGTGCCCACCGTTGTGTCGCGGTGGGCGGTGCAATTTGTGGCGGGGCCGGGCCTGACCTACCGCCACCTGGGCTCGTCGCCGCTTTCCTACACCACTCTTACCACCCTCGCCCCTGCCCCCACCTCGCCCGCTACTTCGAGCGGCAACATCAGACCGGTTGTTGTTTCAACCACCACAACCTCTAGCTCCGGATTGGAACGCCCGGCCCTGGGCTACGGCGCGCAGTTGAGCGTACGCCGCACCCTCACGCCCCACTGGACCCTGAGCGCCGGCCTGGGCTATGCCGAATACGCCACCCAGCTGGCCCTGCGCCAGGTGAATGCTTCCCAAATCACGCGGTCCAACTACGACTTTGCCTTTCTCGACAGCCTCAGCCGGACCGATGGCACCACCATCCGCCAGCGCGACACCTACCGGTTTCTGACGGTGCCGCTGCGGGCCGGCTACGCCTGGACCACCGGGCCGCGCTGGCAGGTGGGCTTGCTCGGGGGCATCGATGCCGCCATCTACCTCGGCGGCACCACCACCGAAGGCTCGGCCTGCGCCTGCCAGCCCCAGGCCTGGCGCGCCTCGGGCAGCCCCTACCGCAGCCTGAGCCTGGCCGCCAGCCTCGGGGCCGAGGTGCGCTACCGGCTGGCCGGGCCCTGGCAGCTGTTGGCTCAGCCCACCGCCAGCTACCTGCTCACGCCGCTGGCCAAGCCGGTGAGCGGTTATTCCATTCGCCACCTGTTCGGCGCCACGGCGCTGCTGGGCGTGTCCTACGACCTGCCCTAG
- the hutI gene encoding imidazolonepropionase has product MLPYTLVIQNAAQVLTLAGGPTDRPLAGADLNNWLIIENGYVACQGDKIAAVGPMAALDTTYITPETRVVDATGRVVMPGLVECHTHLVFGGNRAHEFERKLRGESYLDILASGGGILSTVRATRAASEEELMENALHHLEGFRHYGITTLEAKSGYGLDRDTELRLVRVARAAGGRQPVRVVPTFLGAHVVPPEFKEAGPRAYVDFILREVLSDLKGEAAFVDIFCEEGAFPLNVARYFLGQAHKMGFGLKIHAEQLHDLGGCEMAAELGATSVDHCDYLTPAAAARIAQQTDGRTVAVLLPLVPLFLRQEKYAPGREFIENGLPVALSTDFNPGSCPSKNLWLALSVACLKMGFTPKEAVAAATLNAAWAIGHAADCGSLEPGKRADLLVLNVGSVAEIPYWLGENPVREVVIGGESA; this is encoded by the coding sequence ATGCTTCCCTACACCCTCGTCATCCAAAACGCCGCGCAGGTGCTCACCCTGGCCGGCGGCCCCACCGACCGCCCCCTGGCCGGCGCCGACCTGAACAACTGGCTCATCATCGAAAATGGCTACGTGGCCTGCCAAGGCGATAAAATTGCCGCCGTGGGTCCAATGGCAGCGTTGGATACTACTTACATAACCCCCGAAACCCGCGTGGTAGACGCCACCGGCCGTGTGGTGATGCCCGGCCTGGTAGAATGCCACACCCACCTCGTTTTCGGCGGCAACCGGGCCCACGAGTTCGAGCGCAAGCTGCGCGGCGAAAGCTACCTCGACATTCTGGCCAGTGGCGGCGGCATCCTGAGCACCGTGCGGGCCACCCGCGCCGCCTCGGAAGAGGAGCTGATGGAAAACGCCCTGCACCACCTCGAAGGATTTCGCCACTACGGCATCACCACGCTCGAAGCCAAGAGCGGCTACGGCCTCGACCGCGACACCGAGCTACGGCTGGTGCGGGTGGCCCGCGCGGCCGGGGGCCGGCAGCCGGTGCGGGTGGTGCCCACCTTCCTGGGCGCCCACGTGGTGCCGCCCGAGTTCAAGGAAGCCGGCCCGCGCGCTTACGTCGATTTCATACTGCGCGAAGTGCTGTCTGACCTGAAAGGGGAGGCGGCTTTTGTGGATATTTTCTGCGAGGAAGGGGCTTTTCCGCTGAACGTGGCGCGCTATTTCCTGGGGCAGGCCCACAAAATGGGCTTCGGCCTGAAAATCCACGCCGAGCAGCTGCACGACCTCGGCGGCTGCGAAATGGCCGCCGAGCTGGGTGCCACCAGCGTCGACCACTGCGACTACCTCACGCCCGCCGCCGCCGCCCGCATTGCCCAGCAAACCGATGGGCGCACCGTGGCCGTGCTGCTGCCGCTGGTGCCCTTGTTTCTGCGGCAGGAGAAATACGCGCCGGGCCGTGAGTTCATCGAAAATGGCCTGCCCGTGGCCCTGAGTACCGATTTTAACCCGGGCTCCTGCCCCAGCAAAAACCTGTGGCTTGCCCTATCAGTCGCCTGCCTCAAGATGGGGTTCACGCCCAAAGAAGCCGTGGCTGCCGCCACCCTCAACGCCGCCTGGGCCATTGGCCACGCTGCCGACTGTGGCAGCCTGGAACCCGGCAAGCGCGCCGACCTGCTGGTGCTTAACGTGGGCAGCGTGGCCGAAATTCCGTACTGGCTGGGCGAAAACCCGGTGCGCGAGGTGGTGATTGGGGGCGAGAGCGCCTGA
- a CDS encoding spore photoproduct lyase family protein, giving the protein MLTSGSLVALSDTLLTDVPAPALAPRTHSAKLWLPQRVVFTPDALDEEFGQQILARVTAQNLEVELLKSNRLTGLRDPGGDVRATYRTAKNTLAVVKAPAGALRLQPTPPSADWQLNLAEGCPAHCQYCYLAGSLSGPPVVKAFANLPQLLQNTASYEQAGRVVSFEASCYTDVLGIEHLTGSLAAAVRHFSQREGAQLRFVSKYNHIDSLLSLPHQGRTRARFSLNAEPVVRRLEGGTASVEARIQALRRLALPVGEGGGGYRVGVVLAPIMPIPDWQQHYTDLFDRLQQALDFDCDLTVEFITHRFTPGSKDVLLQWYPNTSLDLSEDGRAVKRNKFGGLKYVYQPEQMKAMKAWFYAEWQRRFPHAPVQYWT; this is encoded by the coding sequence ATGCTGACTTCTGGCTCGCTCGTTGCCCTTTCCGATACCTTGCTTACCGACGTGCCCGCGCCCGCCCTGGCGCCCCGCACGCACTCGGCCAAGCTGTGGCTGCCGCAGCGCGTGGTGTTCACGCCCGACGCCCTCGACGAAGAATTTGGCCAGCAAATTCTGGCTCGCGTCACGGCCCAGAACCTGGAAGTGGAGCTGCTGAAAAGCAACCGCCTCACCGGCCTGCGCGACCCCGGCGGCGACGTGCGCGCCACCTACCGCACCGCCAAAAACACCCTGGCCGTGGTGAAGGCCCCCGCCGGTGCCCTGCGCCTGCAGCCCACTCCGCCCTCGGCCGACTGGCAGCTGAACTTGGCCGAAGGCTGCCCCGCTCACTGCCAGTACTGCTACTTGGCCGGCTCGCTCAGCGGCCCGCCCGTGGTCAAGGCCTTTGCCAACCTGCCCCAGCTGCTGCAAAACACCGCCAGCTACGAGCAGGCCGGCCGCGTGGTAAGCTTCGAAGCCAGTTGCTACACCGACGTGCTGGGCATCGAGCACCTCACCGGTAGCTTGGCCGCGGCCGTGCGTCACTTCAGCCAGCGCGAAGGTGCCCAGCTGCGCTTCGTGAGCAAGTACAACCATATCGACTCCCTGCTGAGCCTGCCGCACCAAGGCCGCACCCGCGCCCGTTTCTCGCTGAACGCCGAGCCGGTGGTGCGGCGCCTCGAAGGTGGCACCGCTTCGGTCGAAGCCCGCATTCAGGCCCTGCGCCGGCTGGCCTTGCCGGTGGGCGAGGGCGGGGGTGGCTACCGCGTGGGCGTGGTGCTGGCCCCCATCATGCCCATTCCCGACTGGCAGCAGCACTACACCGACCTGTTCGACCGCCTGCAACAGGCCCTGGATTTCGACTGCGACCTGACCGTGGAGTTCATCACCCACCGCTTCACGCCCGGCTCGAAAGACGTGCTGCTGCAGTGGTACCCCAACACCAGCCTCGACTTGAGCGAGGACGGCCGCGCTGTGAAGCGCAACAAATTCGGCGGCCTCAAATACGTGTACCAGCCCGAGCAGATGAAGGCCATGAAGGCGTGGTTCTACGCCGAGTGGCAGCGCCGCTTCCCCCATGCGCCGGTGCAGTACTGGACGTAA
- a CDS encoding 2'-5' RNA ligase family protein, with amino-acid sequence MSQPDDAPLILTLTLDATSQTYFNDLRQQHFPPKINYLAAHLTLFHHLPGPELATVSEELRHFSREQKPLPLQVAGLRSLGRGVAFTLENDELRALHRRLQTAFAAHLTPQDRQKLQPHVTIQNKVDPAEARQLLAELQATFVPFEAQGTGLHLWAYRNGPWESLAEFPFGG; translated from the coding sequence ATGTCCCAACCCGACGACGCCCCGCTCATCCTCACCCTCACGCTTGATGCCACCTCACAGACGTATTTCAACGACCTGCGGCAACAGCACTTCCCACCAAAAATAAACTACCTCGCTGCCCACCTCACGCTGTTTCACCACTTGCCCGGCCCGGAACTGGCCACCGTGAGCGAGGAGCTGCGCCACTTCAGCCGCGAACAGAAGCCGTTGCCGCTGCAAGTGGCCGGCCTGCGCTCGCTGGGCCGGGGCGTGGCCTTCACCCTCGAAAACGACGAGCTGCGCGCCCTGCACCGCCGGCTGCAAACCGCCTTCGCCGCCCACCTCACGCCCCAGGACCGGCAGAAGCTGCAGCCCCACGTCACCATCCAAAACAAAGTAGACCCCGCAGAAGCCCGCCAGCTACTAGCCGAACTGCAAGCCACATTCGTACCCTTTGAGGCCCAGGGCACGGGGCTGCACCTGTGGGCCTACCGCAACGGGCCGTGGGAAAGCCTGGCCGAGTTTCCGTTTGGGGGTTAG